One Candidatus Korarchaeum sp. genomic region harbors:
- a CDS encoding Glu/Leu/Phe/Val dehydrogenase gives MAEQLNPWENALKQLDKAAKVLKLDPGLHQILATPRRVLEVQIPVRMDDGSIKVFMGWRVQHNDARGPFKGGIRYHPDTNVDEVKALAMWMTWKTAVVDVPFGGGKGGVRVDPKALSPRELERLTRRYAYEISPIIGVDIDIPAPDVYTNPQTMAWITDTYSMLKGYFEPGVITGKPLEIGGSEGRNEATARGLQYVTEEAVKVLGIDPKKAKAAVQGYGNAGYFSAKFMQELGMKVVAVSDSRGAIYNPDGLDPDKVLEHKNRTGSVVGFPGATSLDNDPKRANEKILELDVDVLIPAAVENVITDKNADKIKAKLVVEAANGPTTPEADAILYERGVIVAPDILANAGGVTVSYFEWVQARTREWWDVDTVRMKLRAKMTRAFRDVYEMHKELKVDMRTAALALAVKRVVRAMELRGIWP, from the coding sequence ATGGCCGAGCAGTTGAACCCTTGGGAGAACGCCCTTAAGCAGCTGGATAAGGCTGCTAAGGTGCTGAAACTCGATCCAGGTCTACACCAGATCCTAGCAACCCCGAGGAGAGTTTTAGAGGTCCAGATACCGGTTAGGATGGATGACGGTTCTATCAAGGTCTTCATGGGATGGAGGGTACAGCACAACGATGCCAGAGGACCCTTCAAGGGAGGGATAAGGTACCACCCAGATACCAACGTTGATGAGGTTAAGGCCTTAGCTATGTGGATGACTTGGAAGACCGCCGTCGTGGATGTACCGTTCGGCGGTGGTAAGGGAGGGGTCAGGGTAGATCCCAAGGCCCTAAGTCCAAGGGAGTTAGAGAGGCTCACTAGAAGGTACGCTTACGAGATATCCCCGATAATAGGTGTTGATATCGACATACCGGCCCCCGATGTTTACACGAACCCGCAGACGATGGCTTGGATAACCGACACCTACAGCATGCTCAAGGGTTACTTCGAGCCCGGTGTGATAACTGGTAAGCCCCTGGAGATAGGGGGCAGTGAGGGTAGGAATGAGGCCACAGCCAGGGGACTGCAGTACGTCACTGAGGAGGCTGTTAAAGTGCTTGGGATTGATCCTAAGAAGGCTAAGGCAGCTGTCCAGGGTTATGGTAACGCTGGCTACTTCTCAGCTAAGTTCATGCAGGAGCTCGGTATGAAGGTAGTTGCCGTTAGCGATTCCAGGGGAGCCATATACAACCCCGATGGACTCGATCCCGATAAGGTCCTAGAGCATAAGAACAGGACTGGCTCGGTGGTCGGATTTCCAGGGGCTACTTCCCTCGATAACGATCCTAAGAGAGCTAACGAGAAGATCTTAGAGCTTGATGTCGATGTCCTCATACCTGCAGCTGTTGAGAACGTCATAACTGATAAAAATGCCGATAAAATAAAGGCTAAACTCGTAGTGGAGGCTGCGAATGGACCGACTACGCCTGAAGCCGATGCCATACTTTACGAGAGGGGGGTCATCGTGGCTCCCGACATCTTGGCCAACGCCGGTGGTGTTACCGTGAGCTACTTCGAGTGGGTACAAGCCAGGACTAGGGAGTGGTGGGATGTAGATACCGTGAGGATGAAGCTGAGGGCTAAGATGACGAGGGCTTTCAGGGACGTCTATGAGATGCATAAGGAGCTTAAGGTCGATATGAGGACTGCCGCACTCGCATTAGCCGTTAAGAGGGTAGTTAGAGCGATGGAGCTTAGGGGGATCTGGCCCTAA
- a CDS encoding branched-chain amino acid ABC transporter permease — translation MENLMSLILDPLSLSIIVNFGIFLIVTLSLNLEVGIAGVPQFGRVLAVLAGALGAGSIAGRLMALYYGLPWGYEYTDIFTNLKVVEEMNRRLSSSPLESILMLLLALVIAALMGGAIGYVASYPAIRLREAYLGITLLAFGEALQTVVKYYDPIAGGTEGIMVPDVFRFVGAGQARFFFSSMVILAIALMIFVYLQLLLRSPFGRSLKAMRDMEIAARAFGKDIVKLRAQVLIIGGSIAAIGGALWTLYTMSLKAYTYTRVTWTFWPWAFMMLGGTGNNKGIVVGTFAFSTIRSLIFAYKTTLESFIPINPNWLEYILIGLTIVLIAMFRPQGILPERPELPLPRRRIEELRASQ, via the coding sequence TTGGAGAACCTCATGAGTTTAATATTAGATCCTCTGTCTCTGAGCATTATCGTCAACTTCGGTATCTTCCTTATTGTGACCCTCAGCTTGAACTTAGAGGTCGGCATAGCGGGGGTCCCGCAGTTCGGTAGAGTCCTCGCTGTACTAGCAGGAGCCCTGGGAGCGGGTTCCATTGCTGGGAGGCTAATGGCCCTTTACTACGGACTTCCATGGGGTTACGAATACACAGATATCTTCACGAACCTGAAGGTAGTGGAGGAGATGAACAGGAGGCTGAGCTCCAGCCCCTTGGAGTCAATCTTAATGTTACTACTAGCTCTAGTCATAGCAGCGCTGATGGGCGGCGCGATAGGGTACGTAGCCTCCTACCCCGCGATAAGACTTCGCGAAGCCTACTTGGGGATCACGCTGCTGGCATTCGGTGAGGCGCTTCAGACGGTGGTCAAGTACTACGATCCGATCGCTGGAGGGACGGAGGGCATAATGGTCCCGGACGTGTTCAGGTTCGTAGGGGCGGGTCAGGCCAGATTTTTCTTCAGTTCCATGGTGATATTAGCCATAGCCCTCATGATCTTCGTGTACCTTCAATTGCTACTCAGATCCCCGTTTGGAAGATCTCTCAAAGCCATGAGGGACATGGAAATAGCCGCTAGAGCCTTTGGAAAGGACATAGTGAAGCTTAGAGCCCAGGTCCTGATAATAGGAGGCTCGATCGCCGCTATAGGGGGGGCCCTATGGACTCTGTACACGATGAGTCTGAAGGCCTACACTTACACCAGGGTGACCTGGACCTTCTGGCCCTGGGCCTTCATGATGCTAGGTGGCACCGGGAATAACAAGGGCATAGTGGTCGGAACTTTCGCATTTTCCACCATAAGGAGTCTCATATTTGCATATAAGACCACTTTAGAGTCATTTATACCAATAAATCCCAACTGGCTTGAGTATATCTTGATAGGGCTTACAATAGTGCTGATAGCGATGTTCAGACCGCAGGGCATATTGCCGGAAAGACCCGAGCTACCCTTACCCAGAAGGAGGATAGAGGAACTCAGGGCTTCTCAGTAG
- a CDS encoding branched-chain amino acid ABC transporter permease produces the protein MLEVLMTAVSYSAAIALAAAGITLIYMTTGTFNFSHASMTAFGLYTVFIFSKVLFRDLGYPTYVFFPVAALISGVLGVITYLSVNRWLLKRRADMVTLMMSTLGVDLIYLALLNIIADYLTQEYKVNARLIVLSTEDVSIVQSGDFVLRGIPIVSVSIVMTVIILLKYILNRTKFGIAVRVTIENPSLAEIVGINPEVVYLTSWFLGGAFAGLAGAILSMVITGTPAVGSLVIVPEFAGAIVGGIYSLFGSLAGGYLIGLSEYILITLLATYVSRNLVVYQPLIPLLVMSVFLLFYPEGIGGLQLSRVVERLRKSVWR, from the coding sequence GTGCTGGAAGTTCTAATGACTGCAGTCAGTTACTCTGCTGCGATAGCTCTAGCTGCTGCTGGAATAACCCTGATCTACATGACTACAGGTACCTTTAATTTTTCCCATGCCTCTATGACAGCTTTTGGACTGTATACGGTCTTCATATTCAGCAAGGTATTATTCAGGGACCTGGGTTATCCTACGTACGTCTTCTTTCCGGTAGCGGCGTTGATCTCGGGCGTCTTGGGAGTAATAACGTACCTCTCAGTCAACAGGTGGCTTTTGAAAAGGAGAGCTGACATGGTAACTCTTATGATGTCCACATTGGGGGTAGATCTCATATATTTAGCCTTACTCAACATAATAGCGGATTACCTTACTCAGGAATATAAGGTGAATGCTAGGCTTATCGTATTATCCACGGAGGACGTATCCATAGTCCAGTCGGGCGACTTCGTACTGAGGGGCATCCCGATAGTATCGGTATCCATCGTGATGACCGTCATAATCTTGCTGAAATACATCTTAAACCGGACTAAATTTGGCATAGCAGTGAGAGTCACCATAGAGAACCCCTCACTAGCCGAGATAGTCGGAATAAACCCCGAAGTCGTGTATCTGACGTCTTGGTTCCTTGGAGGTGCTTTCGCAGGTCTTGCTGGAGCGATACTCTCGATGGTAATCACCGGGACGCCTGCGGTAGGGAGTTTGGTGATAGTCCCCGAGTTCGCGGGGGCCATAGTGGGTGGCATCTACTCCCTCTTCGGTAGCCTAGCCGGAGGTTACCTGATAGGGCTGAGTGAGTACATACTGATAACGTTGCTAGCGACATACGTCTCCAGGAACCTGGTCGTTTACCAACCACTCATACCGCTCCTAGTGATGTCGGTCTTCCTACTGTTCTACCCCGAGGGGATTGGCGGTTTACAGTTGAGTAGAGTGGTCGAGAGACTGAGGAAATCTGTGTGGAGGTGA
- a CDS encoding ABC transporter substrate-binding protein translates to MSNRLAYVLILVALLLGSGVGYALRGGGGTVTITTTVTETVSTPAPAGAVGLSGEVYVGALLPLTGPLGSFAENDMVVLKLAESDVNAWLEQVGAKWRVKVIFEDTALDPKQTLDKVQALHSRGVKIFIGPMASSEVKEIKGYADANKLLVISQSSTSPALAIPNDMIYRFCPPDEFQGAASAKATFDLGIRYVVVVWRGDAWGDGLVDSYEKAFVELLKQSGEKGDILGKSNAKGIRYDPEAKEFTAIASQLASIVQELVRNYGEDRVGVYYAGFGEYVQFAAAASQYDVLRKVKWIGSDGTALLGDIQTNENVAKFSYETKFVSPMFGTISPLQERIASEVRRQLGRLPESYAYAAYDALWLITMALEITDSYDPVAVAKVLPSLTQRWYGATGVFKLNENGDRAFSDYMFWMVVPADGKYEWKVAGSYSYETGAVSWTNEFMKLLGRK, encoded by the coding sequence ATGAGCAATAGGCTAGCTTATGTGCTAATCTTAGTCGCTCTCCTGCTCGGATCGGGCGTGGGATATGCGCTCAGGGGGGGTGGAGGTACTGTAACGATAACTACCACGGTCACTGAGACCGTTTCTACCCCCGCTCCAGCTGGAGCAGTTGGATTGAGTGGGGAAGTTTACGTTGGAGCTCTTCTACCCCTTACAGGACCTCTTGGCTCGTTCGCCGAGAACGATATGGTGGTATTGAAACTCGCAGAGAGTGATGTGAACGCCTGGTTAGAGCAGGTAGGAGCTAAGTGGAGGGTGAAGGTGATCTTTGAGGATACGGCCCTGGATCCCAAGCAGACTCTAGACAAGGTCCAGGCCCTCCACTCAAGAGGGGTAAAGATATTCATAGGACCCATGGCGAGCTCGGAAGTCAAGGAGATTAAGGGATACGCCGACGCTAATAAGTTGCTCGTGATATCCCAGAGTTCCACCTCTCCAGCGCTCGCCATACCAAACGACATGATATACAGGTTCTGTCCTCCGGATGAGTTCCAAGGTGCTGCCTCAGCCAAGGCCACCTTCGACCTGGGAATAAGGTACGTCGTGGTTGTTTGGAGAGGGGACGCCTGGGGAGACGGGCTCGTCGATTCCTACGAGAAGGCCTTCGTTGAGTTGCTCAAGCAAAGCGGTGAGAAAGGCGACATATTGGGGAAGAGCAATGCAAAGGGGATCAGATACGATCCTGAAGCCAAGGAGTTCACGGCGATAGCTTCCCAGCTGGCAAGCATTGTGCAGGAGTTGGTGAGAAACTACGGGGAGGATAGGGTAGGGGTTTACTACGCTGGCTTCGGGGAGTACGTTCAGTTCGCGGCAGCGGCGTCGCAGTATGATGTCCTAAGGAAGGTTAAGTGGATCGGATCGGACGGTACGGCCCTTCTAGGAGATATTCAGACCAATGAAAACGTCGCCAAGTTCTCCTATGAGACAAAGTTCGTAAGCCCCATGTTCGGTACGATCTCCCCGCTTCAGGAGAGGATAGCCTCCGAGGTCAGGAGGCAACTCGGAAGGCTTCCAGAGAGTTACGCTTACGCTGCCTATGATGCCCTCTGGCTCATAACCATGGCCCTTGAGATCACGGATAGCTATGACCCCGTGGCTGTGGCCAAGGTACTGCCCTCACTGACTCAGAGATGGTACGGAGCGACTGGTGTATTCAAGCTCAATGAAAACGGGGATAGGGCTTTCTCGGACTACATGTTCTGGATGGTAGTTCCAGCGGACGGCAAGTACGAGTGGAAGGTAGCTGGGAGCTACTCCTACGAGACAGGAGCCGTATCTTGGACGAACGAGTTCATGAAACTCCTGGGAAGAAAGTGA
- a CDS encoding ABC transporter ATP-binding protein has product MGADRESNALLLTENLTKKFGGLYAVNGVSIKVRRRSITMIMGPNGSGKTTLINVCSGILKPDEGKVLFDGREITGWPPHKIYRLGFIRTFQIPAPFLKLSVLENVLVSMRNSGENPLKSPIRPIWIREEEENVRKAFSILKRVGLEDLWDREAYKLGGGQLKMLEVARALASGAKLIALDEPIGGVDPSYANEILSYLDNLRRDLDVTLLLIEHRIDIALPFADYVYVMDRGRIISQGSPEEVSNDPKVVEVYLG; this is encoded by the coding sequence ATGGGAGCGGACAGGGAGTCCAACGCATTGCTTTTAACTGAGAACCTAACCAAGAAGTTCGGTGGATTATATGCCGTTAATGGAGTGTCCATAAAGGTCAGGAGAAGGAGCATTACGATGATAATGGGACCCAACGGCTCCGGAAAGACAACCTTGATCAACGTATGCTCAGGAATACTGAAACCCGATGAGGGCAAGGTCCTCTTTGACGGTAGGGAGATAACTGGTTGGCCTCCTCATAAGATATACAGGCTCGGATTCATCAGGACCTTCCAGATACCAGCGCCCTTTCTAAAGCTCAGCGTACTGGAGAACGTTTTGGTGAGCATGAGGAATAGCGGTGAGAACCCATTAAAATCCCCTATAAGACCCATCTGGATCAGGGAAGAGGAGGAGAACGTGAGAAAAGCTTTCAGCATACTCAAGAGGGTGGGTCTAGAGGACCTCTGGGACAGGGAGGCCTATAAGCTCGGGGGAGGACAGTTGAAGATGTTAGAGGTAGCGAGAGCTCTGGCGTCCGGAGCCAAGCTGATCGCACTCGATGAGCCGATAGGTGGCGTTGATCCCTCTTACGCGAACGAGATACTTAGCTACCTTGACAACTTAAGGAGGGACCTCGACGTCACCTTACTCCTAATAGAGCACAGGATAGATATCGCCCTTCCCTTCGCTGACTACGTTTACGTCATGGATAGGGGGAGGATCATATCGCAGGGCTCACCGGAGGAGGTCTCAAATGACCCGAAGGTAGTGGAGGTCTACTTAGGGTGA
- a CDS encoding ABC transporter ATP-binding protein: MADRLVEVKDLYSGYGKLRILFNVNFYAEAGEITVIVGPNGAGKTTLLNSIMGMATIHSGTIRFEGRDITRLPTYRRARMGLAYLPQYGNLAAGLTVEENLRMAGHLLSPDEVEGRVHEVVELFPKLRELLQRKAGTLSGGERRMLAIGIALMRRPKVLLLDEMTTDLAPIVVNQVLGKVVELRDSLGQTVIMVEQNAKKALEIGNRAYLLVSGEIRFEGDPRDLLNNPQLSKLYLGIVR, from the coding sequence ATGGCTGACAGGTTGGTTGAAGTCAAGGACCTTTACTCCGGATATGGGAAGCTCAGGATACTATTTAATGTCAACTTCTACGCTGAGGCCGGCGAGATAACCGTGATAGTTGGGCCCAACGGTGCTGGTAAGACGACGCTCTTGAATAGCATAATGGGGATGGCTACGATCCACTCGGGGACCATCAGGTTTGAGGGGCGTGATATAACCAGGCTCCCCACTTACAGGAGGGCGAGGATGGGCCTAGCTTACTTACCGCAGTACGGGAACTTAGCAGCTGGTTTAACCGTTGAGGAGAATCTGAGGATGGCCGGTCACTTACTGAGCCCCGATGAGGTGGAAGGAAGGGTCCATGAGGTAGTTGAGTTGTTCCCTAAGTTAAGGGAGCTGCTCCAGAGGAAAGCAGGAACGCTGAGTGGCGGGGAGAGGAGGATGCTAGCGATAGGGATAGCCCTCATGAGGAGACCGAAGGTCCTGCTTTTAGATGAGATGACCACGGATCTCGCACCCATAGTGGTAAACCAGGTCCTAGGCAAGGTAGTTGAGTTAAGGGACTCGCTGGGGCAGACAGTAATTATGGTGGAACAGAACGCCAAAAAAGCCTTGGAAATAGGGAATAGAGCTTATCTCCTAGTCAGCGGTGAGATCAGGTTCGAGGGAGATCCCAGAGATCTATTGAACAATCCTCAACTTTCTAAACTGTATCTTGGGATAGTGAGGTAA
- a CDS encoding aspartate aminotransferase family protein, with the protein MMLSVEEAKRFLQSAYPITYPVVFERAKGIEMWDVEGRKYLDFLSGIGVVNYGHSHPKIVKAVQEQMERLAHVSMLYYNVPAVLLAKKLAEIAPGGLKKTYYANSGTEAVESAIKLAKKYSVKVRGGTGAYVIAFDCAFHGRGGLTLTLTASHKYKKLMGHFASYPGVVHLPTPYCYRFPGDIETCRDYTLEKVDEYIRYRLGPENTAAVIVEPVIGEGGIIVPPDGWLKELERICRENDVLLIADEVQSGFGRTGRIFGHEWENVRADIMTMAKALGAGLPLGGIMATEEVDNAWEPGDHNVTFSGNPVACAAGLAGIEVLLEEKLHENALRVGNFIMNKLKDAAPKVVGEVRGRGLFIGVEIVKDGKKPDPDATKRIREEMFRRGYIVGTGGIFGNVVRIQPPLVVTVEQADRMTDDLLDVMKSL; encoded by the coding sequence ATGATGCTCAGCGTGGAGGAGGCCAAGCGTTTCCTTCAGTCAGCTTACCCGATAACCTATCCCGTGGTTTTTGAAAGGGCTAAGGGAATTGAGATGTGGGACGTCGAGGGAAGGAAGTACTTAGATTTCCTCTCGGGCATAGGGGTGGTAAATTACGGGCACTCCCATCCTAAGATAGTTAAAGCCGTGCAAGAGCAGATGGAGAGGCTCGCTCATGTTTCGATGCTCTACTATAATGTCCCTGCAGTCCTACTAGCTAAGAAGCTAGCTGAGATAGCTCCGGGGGGATTAAAGAAGACCTACTATGCTAATAGTGGGACCGAGGCCGTGGAAAGCGCCATCAAGTTAGCTAAGAAGTACTCCGTGAAGGTTAGGGGAGGAACGGGTGCTTACGTAATAGCGTTCGATTGCGCCTTCCATGGGAGAGGTGGTCTAACGCTAACATTGACCGCATCGCATAAATACAAGAAGTTGATGGGGCACTTCGCCAGCTACCCAGGGGTAGTTCACTTACCCACGCCCTACTGTTACAGGTTCCCCGGCGACATTGAGACCTGTAGGGACTACACGTTAGAGAAGGTTGATGAGTACATCAGGTACCGCCTAGGCCCCGAGAACACAGCAGCTGTGATCGTGGAACCCGTTATTGGCGAGGGAGGAATAATAGTCCCTCCGGATGGATGGTTAAAGGAGCTGGAGAGAATATGCAGGGAAAACGATGTCCTGCTTATTGCAGACGAGGTTCAGAGCGGTTTCGGACGGACCGGAAGGATATTCGGACATGAGTGGGAAAACGTGAGGGCGGACATCATGACCATGGCTAAGGCCTTAGGCGCTGGGCTCCCCCTCGGGGGAATAATGGCTACCGAGGAAGTCGATAATGCTTGGGAGCCAGGGGATCATAACGTCACGTTTTCTGGAAACCCTGTAGCCTGTGCAGCAGGTTTAGCGGGCATAGAGGTATTATTAGAGGAGAAACTCCATGAGAACGCCCTCAGAGTCGGGAATTTCATAATGAATAAGCTTAAGGACGCCGCCCCTAAGGTAGTGGGTGAGGTGAGGGGGAGAGGTCTGTTCATCGGAGTGGAGATAGTCAAGGATGGGAAGAAGCCAGATCCCGATGCGACGAAGAGGATAAGGGAGGAGATGTTCAGGAGGGGTTACATAGTAGGGACGGGTGGTATATTCGGCAACGTCGTGAGGATCCAACCACCGCTTGTAGTCACGGTGGAACAGGCAGACAGGATGACGGACGATCTGCTTGACGTTATGAAGTCTCTTTAA
- a CDS encoding S-adenosylmethionine decarboxylase, producing the protein MVRAFEYHVIGELLGINRDLLESIEFVESALIESVLSSGLTLFDVLTKRKPNGGVLSIAIIGESHAAVHTWPESRSVTVSISSCKDSPSTWKVFWELKRIFGATDHKAMELRSGILLLERIERGLIETLV; encoded by the coding sequence ATGGTGAGGGCCTTCGAGTACCATGTGATAGGTGAGCTCCTTGGTATCAACAGAGATCTACTAGAAAGCATTGAGTTCGTGGAGAGCGCCCTCATAGAATCCGTCCTAAGCTCCGGGTTAACATTATTCGACGTTCTTACTAAGAGAAAACCCAATGGAGGAGTTCTGAGCATCGCGATAATAGGGGAGTCTCACGCTGCAGTTCATACATGGCCCGAATCGAGGAGCGTAACTGTCTCGATATCCTCCTGCAAGGACTCACCGAGCACCTGGAAGGTATTCTGGGAGTTAAAGAGGATCTTCGGGGCAACCGATCACAAAGCGATGGAGCTGAGGAGCGGAATTTTACTCTTAGAGAGGATCGAAAGGGGATTGATAGAGACCCTGGTATGA
- the cas6 gene encoding CRISPR-associated endoribonuclease Cas6, whose protein sequence is MISIIEVEVTSQKDGVVPFTGPFFRASLLRSISSQDPLLAKALEMSSKRIFVEALRRERKQMPCGSLEEPVYMGSEYRGSIIVFDDDTVSEAIKSWIFKKPTITIKEIPFKVISYTYQEINILDFIQDKPCRNFRLRFLTPTCFRRATSQYCYLYPNPRMVISSLASAWNALSPKKGPETRLIATWADLSVVETGYELCTTKPVEMGGEKTFVGFLGWVNYKVIDHPEWHRSSHEEMATWLNTLLMFGELIGVGHMRNMGFGRIRFEVKRK, encoded by the coding sequence ATGATCTCGATAATCGAAGTTGAAGTGACGAGTCAGAAGGATGGCGTGGTACCATTCACAGGACCCTTCTTTAGAGCTTCTCTACTGAGATCCATATCATCACAAGACCCCTTGTTAGCCAAAGCTCTGGAGATGTCCTCCAAGAGGATATTCGTCGAGGCTCTTAGGAGGGAGAGGAAGCAGATGCCCTGCGGATCCCTTGAGGAACCTGTTTACATGGGTTCCGAGTACAGGGGCTCCATAATAGTATTCGATGACGATACCGTGAGCGAGGCCATAAAATCATGGATATTTAAGAAACCAACCATAACAATAAAAGAAATTCCTTTTAAAGTTATCAGCTATACATATCAAGAAATAAACATATTAGACTTCATTCAAGATAAGCCTTGTAGGAACTTCAGGCTACGCTTCCTGACCCCTACCTGCTTCAGGAGAGCTACTTCACAGTACTGTTACCTCTACCCTAACCCTAGAATGGTGATCTCCTCCTTAGCATCAGCCTGGAACGCGCTTTCCCCGAAGAAAGGTCCAGAGACTAGGTTAATAGCAACATGGGCTGATCTGAGTGTCGTGGAAACTGGCTATGAGCTCTGCACAACGAAGCCAGTCGAGATGGGTGGGGAGAAGACGTTCGTCGGTTTCTTGGGTTGGGTGAACTACAAGGTGATAGACCATCCCGAGTGGCATAGATCATCTCACGAGGAGATGGCCACTTGGCTCAACACGCTGCTCATGTTCGGGGAACTGATAGGCGTGGGTCACATGAGGAACATGGGCTTTGGGAGGATCAGGTTCGAGGTCAAGAGGAAGTGA
- a CDS encoding AAA family ATPase: MNGGGTERCLGKPIVLIVGLPGSGKDEASKALRDLLGYRVIRMSDLLLEELRRRGLSETRENLRTLGLELRNRLGEGALAKLAIEVIVSSPPPRCFVVNGIRNIEEIDEFIKEFGDDVITIAMLASKKTRFIRMRARMREGFDRGSYEDFLRDDRDEITTFHLGDAIAYADRFLVNDGCLEEMRWKLISMVTD; the protein is encoded by the coding sequence ATGAACGGTGGAGGAACGGAAAGGTGCTTGGGGAAGCCCATCGTTCTGATAGTCGGACTACCCGGTAGTGGGAAGGACGAGGCCTCCAAAGCGCTCAGGGACCTTCTCGGATACAGGGTTATCAGGATGAGCGATCTGCTCCTTGAGGAGTTGAGGAGGAGGGGTCTCAGTGAGACCCGCGAGAACCTGAGGACCCTAGGCTTAGAGCTCAGGAACAGGTTAGGGGAAGGGGCTTTGGCTAAGCTAGCCATAGAGGTAATAGTGAGCTCCCCCCCTCCCCGTTGTTTCGTCGTGAACGGTATAAGGAACATAGAGGAAATAGATGAATTCATTAAGGAGTTCGGGGATGATGTTATTACTATAGCGATGCTAGCATCTAAGAAGACAAGGTTTATCAGGATGAGGGCGAGGATGAGGGAGGGGTTTGACAGAGGAAGCTACGAGGACTTCCTCAGGGACGATAGGGACGAGATAACGACCTTCCACCTCGGGGATGCCATAGCCTATGCGGATAGATTCCTCGTAAACGACGGATGCCTAGAGGAGATGAGGTGGAAGTTGATATCGATGGTCACCGACTAA
- a CDS encoding radical SAM protein, whose protein sequence is MYSAPGDPASASLVEMMWFLRPDCISAFEEKEVRESLTRYIEVVEGRKPPLFKLSKLIHVDPKEDPWEAHEEGLRILREALESESEPRGNDGRVSLLDLKAYLSLEIAKSCRFCEWRCGVNRVEGERGVCRVNETRVSSYFIHMGEEPPVSPSGTIFFSGCNFKCVYCQNWDISQFPESGESVTPQKLAEVMDDLRKRGVRNVNLVGGEPTPNMHTIILSLRYASGNFPVIWNSNMYMSEEGMKLLLGVVDLWLPDFKYWNNECARRLSGVTNYSEIVRRNLSIAYEFPPGEIIVRHLVLPNHLSCCTKPILEWIAAHIPRALVNVMDQYRPEYRASEVTEINRRPSPGELREALETAERLRLRWRSVSR, encoded by the coding sequence TTGTACTCAGCGCCGGGTGACCCCGCCTCCGCCTCCCTGGTGGAGATGATGTGGTTCCTAAGACCGGATTGCATCTCAGCCTTCGAGGAAAAGGAGGTGAGGGAGTCACTAACCCGTTACATTGAGGTAGTTGAGGGTAGAAAGCCCCCTCTCTTCAAATTATCGAAACTGATTCACGTCGATCCAAAGGAAGACCCTTGGGAAGCCCATGAGGAGGGTTTGAGAATCCTCAGGGAAGCTTTGGAGAGTGAGAGCGAGCCCAGAGGGAACGATGGACGCGTGTCGCTCTTAGACCTGAAGGCCTACCTCTCACTGGAGATAGCGAAGAGCTGTAGGTTCTGCGAGTGGAGGTGCGGGGTGAACAGGGTGGAGGGTGAGAGGGGCGTCTGTAGGGTGAATGAGACCAGGGTCTCGAGCTACTTCATCCACATGGGCGAGGAACCCCCGGTGAGCCCCTCAGGCACAATCTTCTTCTCAGGTTGCAACTTCAAGTGCGTGTACTGTCAGAACTGGGATATATCCCAATTCCCTGAATCCGGGGAGAGCGTTACTCCACAAAAGCTAGCTGAGGTTATGGATGACCTGAGGAAGAGGGGCGTTAGGAACGTGAATCTGGTAGGAGGGGAGCCCACGCCCAATATGCACACGATAATACTATCCCTCAGGTACGCTTCTGGTAATTTCCCGGTCATATGGAACTCCAACATGTACATGAGCGAGGAGGGGATGAAGCTACTCCTAGGGGTAGTTGACCTCTGGCTCCCCGATTTCAAGTACTGGAACAACGAGTGCGCGAGGAGATTGAGCGGGGTCACTAATTACTCCGAGATCGTCAGGAGGAACCTCTCCATAGCCTACGAATTCCCACCCGGTGAGATCATAGTCAGGCACTTGGTGCTGCCCAATCACCTGAGCTGTTGCACGAAACCCATCCTGGAGTGGATAGCAGCTCATATCCCTAGGGCCTTAGTGAATGTGATGGACCAGTACAGGCCCGAGTACAGGGCTTCAGAGGTAACAGAGATTAATAGAAGACCGAGTCCCGGTGAGTTGAGGGAGGCTCTCGAAACCGCTGAGAGGTTGAGACTGAGATGGAGATCCGTTAGTCGGTGA